One stretch of Armigeres subalbatus isolate Guangzhou_Male chromosome 2, GZ_Asu_2, whole genome shotgun sequence DNA includes these proteins:
- the LOC134212197 gene encoding exosome RNA helicase MTR4 has translation MAQLDDLFDLFEAENDEDDAGNVPIVVEQSGKSESQREDSPAPVTKDEPAGTKRELEDDMDEDVEVVESNKRAKVESLLDDINLDNIESRIKVHTIQSPEACTHEVAVYPEHKYMPLVPPTGKAAKEYPFVLDPFQKEAILCIENQQSVLVSAHTSAGKTVVAEYAIAKSLAAKQRVIYTTPIKALSNQKYREFHEEFKDVGLVTGDVTINPSASCLIMTTEILRNMLYRGSEIMREVGWVIFDEIHYMRDKERGVVWEETLILLPDNVHYVFLSATIPNARQFAEWVCHIHKQPCHVVYTDYRPTPLQHYLFPVGGDGIHLVVDEKGQFKEDNFNTAMAVLQNAGEAAKGDQKGKKGGLKATNSGETNIFKIVKMIMERNFAPVIIFSFSKKDCEIYAMQMSKLDFNSTTEKKLVDEVFNNAMDVLSEEDRQLPQVENVLPLLRRGIGIHHGGLLPILKETIEILFGEGLIKALFATETFAMGLNMPARTVLFTGPRKFDGKDFRWVTSGEYIQMSGRAGRRGLDDKGIVILMIDEAVSPAVGKEIVQGKPDPINSAFHLTYNMVLNLLRVEEINPEYMLERSFFQFQNQSSIPEIYKKVQVKQKELEGVHIKDEQSIVSYHHVRDQLDTLGKQFRDYITRPTYLVPFLQPGRMIKIQSDAGEFEWGIIVNFKKETVDAKANPLKAETKVIIDVLLHVDDGFEKEGVPKPCPANKRGSVEVVPVLHTLVHRVSSLRVYYPNDLRPADNRRSVLKTINEVKKRFPEGPPLLNPINDMHIKEKDFQTIVDMIDKFEKRLFSHPLHDSPDLDKVYTKYMEKLELERQLKQEKNAFREAKSLLHMDELKHRKRVLRRLGYCTTADVIEFKGRVACELSCADELLLTEMIFNGTFTNLTTAQACSLLSCFVCDEKSAEVPAATEELSGPLRQMQDLARRIAKVSNECKVDLDEERYVESFKPFLMDVVLAWCKGSSFLQLCKMTDIFEGSIIRCMRRLEELLRQMVQASKTIGNSDLENKFSEAIRLLKRDIVFAASLYL, from the exons TTTGGACAACATTGAATCTCGCATCAAAGTGCATACCATTCAATCGCCAGAGGCTTGTACCCACGAGGTAGCTGTTTACCCCGAACACAAGTACATGCCTCTGGTTCCACCAACCGGAAAGGCAGCCAAAGAGTACCCATTCGTGCTCGATCCGTTCCAAAAGGAGGCCATCCTGTGCATCGAGAACCAACAGTCGGTTCTGGTATCGGCACACACGTCGGCGGGAAAGACGGTTGTGGCGGAGTACGCCATTGCCAAATCGTTGGCTGCCAAGCAGCGGGTCATCTATACCACGCCCATCAAGGCCCTGTCCAACCAGAAGTATCGTGAATTTCACGAAGAGTTTAAGGACGTTGGTTTGGTTACCGGAGATGTGACGATCAATCCTTCCGCTTCCTGCCTGATCATGACTACGGAAATTTTGAGGAACATGCTGTACCGTGGGTCTGAAATTATGCGCGAAGTTGGTTGGGTGATTTTCGACGAAATCCATTATATGAGAGATAAAGAGCGTGGAGTGGTATGGGAGGAAACGCTTATCCTACTTCCGGATAACGTGCATTACGTGTTTCTCTCGGCTACTATTCCCAATGCTCGTCAGTTTGCCGAGTGGGTTTGCCATATTCATAAGCAACCTTGTCACGTAGTTTACACGGATTATCGTCCGACGCCACTGCAACACTATCTGTTCCCAGTAGGAGGGGACGGTATCCATTTGGTAGTGGACGAAAAGGGTCAATTCAAGGAGGACAACTTTAACACTGCAATGGCAGTGCTGCAAAATGCTGGGGAAGCCGCTAAAGGGGACCAAAAGGGCAAGAAAGGCGGACTGAAGGCAACCAATTCGGGCGAgacgaatattttcaaaattgttaaaaTGATCATGGAAAGGAATTTTGCTCCGGTAATTATTTTCTCATTCAGTAAAAAGGATTGCGAAATTTACGCGATGCAGATGTCGAAGTTGGATTTCAATTCGACCACGGAGAAAAAGTTGGTTGACGAGGTGTTCAACAATGCAATGGATGTGCTGAGCGAAGAGGATCGGCAATTACCCCAG gtGGAAAACGTACTTCCATTGTTGCGCCGAGGAATCGGAATCCATCACGGAGGGCTGTTGCCAATTCTGAAGGAAACCATTGAAATCCTGTTCGGCGAAGGTTTGATCAAAGCTCTGTTCGCCACAGAGACGTTCGCCATGGGCCTGAACATGCCGGCCCGTACGGTGCTTTTCACGGGTCCGCGAAAGTTCGACGGTAAAGATTTCCGCTGGGTTACATCCGGAGAGTACATTCAGATGTCGGGACGTGCCGGTCGCCGTGGGTTGGATGATAAAGGTATCGTAATTTTAATGATTGACGAAGCGGTTTCACCGGCAGTGGGGAAGGAGATCGTACAGGGCAAACCGGATCCCATCAATTCTGCGTTCCATTTGACTTATAACATGGTATTGAATCTGCTTAGAGTAGAGGAAATCAATCCGGAGTATATGTTGGAGCGATCGTTTTTCCAATTTCAAAATCAGTCGTCAATTCCAGAGATTTATAaaaaagtgcaggtaaagcagaaGGAACTCGAAGGCGTCCACATAAAGGATGAACAATCGATAGTATCCTATCACCACGTCAGAGATCAATTAGACACTCTAGGAAAACAGTTCAGGGATTACATAACAAGACCAACCTATTTGGTACCTTTCCTCCAGCCAGGAAGAATGATAAAAATTCAATCTGATGCTGGTGAATTTGAGTGGGGTATCATTGTCAATTTCAAAAAAGAAACTGTTGACGCCAAAGCCAACCCACTAAAAGCTGAAACAAAAGTTATCATTGACGTTCTTTTGCACGTCGATGATGGCTTTGAGAAGGAAGGTGTCCCTAAGCCATGCCCTGCGAACAAACGTGGTTCTGTCGAGGTCGTACCTGTTCTGCATACCCTCGTACATCGGGTAAGCTCGCTACGTGTCTACTATCCTAACGACCTTCGACCAGCTGACAATCGCCGATCAGTTCTGAAAACAATCAACGAAGTCAAGAAACGGTTCCCTGAAGGGCCACCATTGCTGAATCCAATCAACGATATGCACATCAAAGAGAAAGATTTCCAAACCATCGTAGACATGAttgataaatttgaaaaacGCCTCTTTTCCCATCCATTGCATGATTCGCCGGATCTGGATAAGGTCTACACGAAGTACATGGAGAAACTGGAGTTGGAGCGTCAACTTAAGCAGGAGAAAAACGCCTTCCGGGAAGCTAAGAGCCTACTTCACATGGACGAACTGAAACATCGGAAACGTGTGCTCCGTCGTTTAGGCTACTGCACGACTGCTGATGTCATCGAGTTCAAGGGACGCGTAGCCTGCGAACTGAGCTGTGCCGATGAACTGCTGCTTACGGAGATGATTTTTAACGGAACCTTCACAAATCTAACCACCGCACAGGCATGCTCATTGCTTTCGTGCTTCGTTTGCGATGAAAAAAGTGCCGAAGTGCCGGCTGCTACCGAAGAACTGTCCGGACCACTTCGACAGATGCAGGATCTCGCTCGGCGAATAGCCAAAGTTTCAAACGAATGCAAAGTAGATTTGGACGAAGAACGATACGTAGAATCGTTCAAACCGTTCCTGATGGACGTGGTGCTGGCATGGTGCAAGGGATCTTCGTTCTTACAGCTTTGCAAAATGACGGATATTTTCGAAGGATCCATCATCCGCTGTATGAGGCGTCTGGAGGAACTGCTTCGTCAAATGGTGCAAGCATCCAAAACGATCGGAAACTCTGATTTGGAAAACAAATTCTCGGAAGCGATACGACTTCTTAAAAGGGACATAGTGTTTGCTGCTTCGCTGTATTTGTAA